In Pedobacter heparinus DSM 2366, the following are encoded in one genomic region:
- a CDS encoding sulfatase, whose translation MKKYKLLIIALLTVKTTLFAQNQKPIRPNIIVFMVDDMGWMDTSVPFYDSIMPLNKRYHTPNMERLAQAGMKFTDAYAQPVCTPSRVSFMTGMNASRSHVTNWTSPLKNNDADEKDEQFEPLEWNMNGLSNNAETERTVFATPFPQLLKDAGYYTIHIGKAHWAAIGTPGASPYNLGFMVNIAGHSGGHPQSYLSEQNYGNMPGKTQVQAVPDLEAYFKTGTFLSEALTQEALKTMETPIARKEPFYLNMAHYAVHTPIMADPRFVQKYYDAGLDSTEARYASLVEGMDKSLGDIMDYLKKKGVDKNTIIIFMSDNGGLDHHQRGGALNTHNYPLRSGKGSVYEGGIREPMIVRWPGVTSAGSVYKNPVIIEDFFPSILEMAGVKPAKILQKTDGQSFVKYLKNPHLKAPDRPLVFHYPNKWINLTANEKLGINYFTALRLGNWKLLYNMRNREFELYDLAQDIREANNLAGKYPGMVKKLALVLGKTLKERNAQLPREKASGKVIPFPDEVQ comes from the coding sequence ATGAAAAAATATAAACTTCTGATAATAGCCTTACTGACCGTCAAAACCACTCTTTTTGCACAAAATCAAAAACCAATCCGCCCGAACATCATTGTTTTTATGGTTGATGATATGGGCTGGATGGATACTTCAGTGCCTTTTTATGACAGCATTATGCCCCTGAACAAGCGTTACCATACACCCAATATGGAGCGGCTGGCACAGGCAGGAATGAAATTTACAGATGCTTATGCGCAACCGGTCTGCACCCCTTCCAGAGTGAGTTTTATGACAGGCATGAATGCCTCCAGGAGCCATGTGACCAATTGGACATCACCCCTTAAAAATAATGATGCTGATGAAAAGGATGAGCAGTTTGAGCCCCTGGAATGGAACATGAACGGTTTAAGCAATAATGCAGAAACGGAGCGCACAGTTTTTGCAACACCCTTTCCACAATTGTTAAAAGATGCCGGTTATTATACCATTCATATTGGCAAGGCCCATTGGGCTGCAATAGGTACCCCAGGTGCAAGCCCTTACAACTTAGGGTTTATGGTTAACATTGCCGGGCATTCGGGCGGACATCCGCAAAGCTATTTATCGGAGCAAAATTATGGCAATATGCCTGGTAAGACACAGGTACAGGCGGTACCCGATTTAGAGGCGTATTTTAAAACAGGTACTTTTCTTTCAGAAGCCCTTACACAGGAAGCCCTGAAAACAATGGAAACACCAATAGCCAGAAAGGAGCCTTTTTATCTGAATATGGCCCATTATGCTGTTCATACCCCTATAATGGCCGATCCGCGCTTTGTACAAAAGTATTATGATGCGGGGCTTGACAGTACCGAGGCCAGATATGCGAGTCTGGTTGAAGGTATGGACAAAAGCCTTGGTGATATTATGGATTATTTAAAAAAGAAAGGTGTGGACAAAAATACCATCATTATTTTTATGAGCGATAACGGAGGGCTAGACCATCACCAAAGGGGAGGTGCCCTAAATACACACAACTACCCCCTCAGGTCGGGCAAAGGCTCGGTATATGAAGGTGGGATAAGGGAACCCATGATTGTAAGATGGCCAGGTGTAACCAGCGCAGGTTCAGTTTATAAAAATCCGGTGATCATTGAAGATTTTTTCCCTTCCATATTGGAAATGGCAGGGGTTAAGCCAGCTAAGATACTCCAAAAAACGGATGGGCAAAGTTTTGTGAAATACCTCAAAAACCCTCATTTAAAAGCGCCGGACCGTCCTTTGGTATTTCATTATCCCAACAAATGGATTAACCTGACCGCGAATGAAAAACTGGGTATCAATTATTTTACTGCGCTTCGTTTAGGGAACTGGAAGCTGTTATACAATATGCGGAACCGGGAGTTTGAACTGTATGATCTGGCCCAGGATATCCGGGAGGCAAATAACCTGGCTGGTAAATATCCGGGAATGGTAAAAAAACTGGCCCTGGTATTGGGCAAAACACTTAAAGAACGGAATGCACAGCTTCCACGTGAAAAAGCAAGTGGAAAAGTGATTCCGTTCCCTGATGAAGTACAATAG
- a CDS encoding FecR family protein: protein MKLYAHQSVAEALTILNNEGQDCLPVYDDDAIIGKITYAELRIFANHDEKPGSISAAKLHFDLRTVLPAIRAMQTAQYKKEQKQLKVRKWTTRLSSAAVIAVVLFGFAWLLFEPINMPFTDQEEVLTPDSNHITLTFTNGEKIALNSEKDGVVIHASQLYYNDGSALLQEEISPDVLAKGIMVLKTPKSGIYQVSLPDGTKVWLNSSSQLSFPSTFKGNDQRAVQLTGEAYFEVAKSETPKHLPFIVTTDKQEIKVLGTHFNVNAYPNNLDIKTTLLEGRVQVMPLLYGKPLANADPAVTDPLQVMGTRNEAGNLNLNRAVILQPNQQAILTDQHITVKPVDGQLAIAWTKRDFTFRNMPLEDIMNVVAVWYDVDIVYQQQTIGAVLLGGSIQRSDKLADVLATLSLASNMHFKVEGKRIIVRQ from the coding sequence TTGAAGTTATACGCTCATCAATCCGTTGCCGAAGCACTGACCATCCTGAACAATGAAGGTCAGGATTGCCTACCTGTGTACGATGATGATGCAATCATTGGAAAAATCACGTATGCAGAGCTGAGGATTTTTGCAAATCATGATGAAAAACCGGGAAGTATATCCGCAGCCAAGCTTCATTTTGATCTGAGAACTGTCTTGCCGGCAATCAGGGCAATGCAAACAGCACAATACAAAAAAGAACAAAAACAGCTTAAAGTCAGAAAATGGACTACGCGCTTAAGTTCGGCAGCAGTAATCGCAGTTGTCCTGTTCGGCTTTGCCTGGTTGCTTTTTGAGCCCATCAATATGCCTTTTACAGATCAGGAAGAAGTATTGACTCCCGATTCCAACCATATTACCCTGACCTTTACGAATGGTGAAAAAATCGCACTGAACAGTGAGAAAGATGGTGTGGTGATTCATGCATCCCAATTATATTATAATGATGGATCTGCGTTATTACAGGAAGAGATAAGCCCAGACGTTTTGGCCAAAGGGATCATGGTGCTCAAGACACCTAAAAGTGGCATATACCAGGTAAGTCTTCCTGATGGCACGAAAGTTTGGCTCAACAGTTCAAGCCAGCTCAGTTTTCCTTCAACTTTTAAAGGAAATGACCAGCGCGCTGTTCAGTTAACCGGGGAAGCTTACTTCGAAGTTGCAAAAAGTGAAACACCAAAACATTTACCCTTCATTGTGACAACTGATAAACAAGAAATAAAAGTTTTGGGTACCCACTTTAACGTTAATGCCTACCCGAACAATCTGGATATAAAAACCACTCTGCTGGAAGGCAGGGTACAGGTGATGCCATTGTTATACGGTAAGCCACTGGCAAATGCCGATCCCGCTGTAACAGATCCCCTCCAGGTGATGGGTACCCGCAATGAGGCTGGTAATTTAAATTTAAACCGGGCTGTAATCCTGCAACCCAATCAGCAGGCCATTTTAACAGATCAACACATCACCGTTAAACCGGTGGACGGACAACTGGCCATTGCCTGGACGAAAAGGGATTTCACGTTCAGGAACATGCCGCTTGAGGACATCATGAATGTAGTGGCTGTCTGGTATGATGTGGATATTGTTTATCAGCAACAAACCATTGGAGCTGTACTTTTAGGTGGCTCAATCCAGCGGTCCGATAAATTAGCCGATGTACTGGCAACCCTATCACTAGCCTCTAACATGCACTTTAAAGTAGAAGGCAAACGGATTATTGTAAGACAATAA